From the genome of Streptomyces xanthophaeus:
AGGTCCGGCTCCACGCCGTGGTTCTCCACCGACCAGCCGTACTCCGGGAACCAGGCGGCATTCATCGGCACCGTGATCACCGTGCCGTCCCCGAGGGTGTGGCGGCCGGTCATGCCGACCACCCCGCCCCAGGTGCGCAGGCCCACCACCGGGCCCAGGCCCAGCAGTTTGAAGGCCGCGGTGATCATGTCCCCGTCGGAGGAGGTCGCCTCGTCGGCCAGCGCCACGATCGGACCGCGGGGCGCGTTGGAGGCGTAACTGACCGGCTGCGCGTTGCGCGTCAGGTCCCAGCCGAGGATGGAACGGGTCAGCTTCTCCACCACCAGCTCGCTGATGTGGCCGCCCGCGTTGCCGCGTACGTCCACGATCAGCGCGGGCCGGGACATCTCCATCCGCAGGTCGCGGTTGAACTGCGCCCAGCCCGAGCCGCCCATGTCGGGGATGTGGAGGTAGCCGCACCGGCCGCCGCTGATCTCCCGGACCGCCTCGCGCCGCTTGGACACCCAGTCCTGGTAGCGCAGTGGCCGTTCGTCGATCAGCGGCACGATGGCGACCCGGCGGGCCCGGCCCTCGCCCGCCGCGGGCTGGAAGGTCAGCTCCACCGTGGTGCCGCCCGCCGCCGCCAGCAGCGGATAGGGCCCGGCGACCGGGTCCACCGGACGGCCGTCCACGTGGGTGAGCACCGCGCCCTCCCGGATGCCGGTGCCGGCCAGCGGGGAGCGGGCCTTGGAGTCCGAGGACTCGCCGGGCAGGATCCGGCTGACCACCCATTCCCCGTCCCGGGGGAAGAGGTTGGCGCCGAGCAGGCCGATCGCCCGCTGGTAGTGCGGGGGGCCTTCGTTGCGGCGTGCGGGGGAGACGTAGGCGTGCGAGGTGCCGAGTTCGCCGAGGACCTCGCGCAGCAGGTCGGCGAACTCGTCGGGCGAGGCGACCCGTTCGACCAGGGAGCGGTACTGGGCGAGGATCCCGTCCCAGTCGATGCCGCACATCTTCGGCTCCCAGAAGTACGCGCGGATGATCCGCCCGGCCTCCTCGTAGGCCTGGCGCCATTCGGCAGCCGGGTCCACCTCGTGCAGGATGCGCCGCAGGTCCAGGTAGACGGTCGAGTCGCTGTCGCCCGACTCGGTCGCCGGGACCGCCCGCAGGTCGCCGTCGTCGTTGATCACGAGCCGGGTGCCGTCGCCGCTGACCGCGAACCAGTCCAGCCCCGAGGCCAGTTCGGTCTTGCGGGCCTTGGTGAGGTCGAAGTGCTCCAGCGTCGGCTTGCCGCTGATGTCGGCCGGGTTCGCGAAGGTCTCGCCGAGCGCGCCCGAGATGGGCCAGCGCAGCCACACCAGCCCGCCGCCGTGCACCGGATAGAGGGCCGAGTACTTGGACGCGGTCACCGGGAACGGGGTGACGCGGCTCTCCAGCCCCTCCACCTCCACGGTCACGGCGCCGTCGGCCTCGCCCGAGTCGCCCTCCGCCACGTCGAGACCGCCGGCCGCGGGCCGGCCCTCGGCGGAGAGTGCGAAGGGGGAGGGGGTCGCGGAGTTCAGCGGCACCAGATAGGGGCGGCAGCCCAGCGGGAAGGACAGGTCGCCGGTGTGCACGTCGTAGACCGGGTCGAAACCGCGCCAGGACAGGAAGGCCAGGTAACGCCCGTCCCGGGTGAAGACCGGATTCTCGTCCTCGAAGCGGCCGTTGGTGACGTCGACGACGGTACGGGCGCCGGGGCCCGAGATCCGGGCCATCTTGATCTGCCGCAGCGAACGCCCGATGCCCGGGTGCGACCAGGTCAGCCAGGCCCCGTCGGGGGAGAAGGCGAGGTCGGTGACGGGGCCGTTGATCGACCGGATCAGCTCGGTGACCTCGCCGTTGGACTCCTCGGTGGCGTCGATGAGCAGCAGCCGGCCGTCGTTGGAGGCGATGGCGAGCCGCTCGCCGTCCGGGTCCGAGAGCAGCTCGGTGACCCGCCCCAGCTCGCCCGAGGCCAGCCGGCGCGGCTCCCGTTCCCCGGAGGCCCGCGGCAGGTAGGCGATCTCGATCGCGTCCTCGCCCTCGGCGTCGGTGACGTAGGCGACCTGCCCGCCGCTGCCGAGCATCTCCGGCAGCCGTACGCGTACGCCCGGGGTGTCGGCGATGGTGCGGGCCGGGCCGTCGCGGTGGGTCAGCCAGTAGAGGCTGCCGCGCACCACGACCGCGCTGGCGCGCCCGGTGGCGTCCACGGAGAGCGAGTCGACGTGGCTGGCGGCCGGCACCTGGTACGTACGGCGGCCCGCACGCGGGCCGCCGAGGCGGACGTCGAGCTTGCGCGGGACGGCGTCCCGGTCCAGGGACTCGACGAGCCAGAGGTCGCCGGCGCACTGGTAGACGACGCGGGAGCCGTCGCTGGAGGCGTGCCGGGCGTAGAACTCCTCGTGGTCGGTGTGGCGGCGCAGATCGGTGCCGTCGGGCAGGCAGGAGTACAGGTTGCCGATGCCCTCGTGGTCGGAGAGGAAGGCGATCCGGCCGCCCACGAACATCGGGGAGTCGAGGTGGCCCTCGACGTCCTCCAGCAGCCGTTGTCCGTGCAGCCACAGCCGGCCGGTGGCCCCGCCGCGGTAGCGCTTCCAGGCGGCGGGCTCGTGCGGCGGCTTGCCGGTGAGGAGCAGGGAGTGCCGCTCGCCCTCCTCCGTGGCGTGCACCTGGATGTCGGAGACGGGTCCCCAGGGCAGGCGCCCGCCGGGGCTGCCGTCGGTCGGCAGGGTGTAGGCCCAGGCGAAGTAGGAGAAGGGCTGGCTGTGCGAGGACACGGCCAGGATGTCGCTGCGGCCGTCCTCGTCGGGCGGGGTCCAGCCGCAGACGCGGGTGTCGAGGGCGCCCCAGTAGCTCAGCTGGCGGGCGGGGCCGCCGTCGACGGGGGCGAGGTGGATCTCGGGGTCGAGGCTGCGCCAGGTGGTGAAGGCGATGTGCTTGCCGTCGGGGGAGAAGCGCGGGTGGCCGACGCGGGTCCGGTCGACGGTGATGCGCCAGGCCCGTCCGGGTGTCTGGCCGTCGGGGACCAGCGGGGCGACCCACAGGTCGTCCTCGGTGGCGAAGCAGAGAAGGTCGTCGTGCAGGTGCGGGAACCGGAGGTACGCGACGTCGTGACTCACCCCCCAATGCTTTCCGCGTAGGGGGGCCCTGGCAACTCGTACAGGTGATCCATGCCACTCCCCCAAGCGAAACGGAACGGTTTCGTTTCGCTTGGGGTGGGGGTATCGTCTTAAGCGTACGGAACAGTTTCGCTTCGACGGGAGGCACGGACATGACCGAGGCGATGGCGGCCCGGCGTAGCCGGATCACCCCCGAGCGGCAGGCCGAACTGCACGAGGCGGTCCTCGACCTCCTGCGTGACGTCGGCTACGAGGCGCTGACCATGGACGCGGTCGCCGCCCGTACGAAGTCCAGCAAGGCCACCCTCTACCGCCAGTGGGGGAGCAAGCCGGAGCTGGTCGCCAAGGCCCTGCGCTGCACGCAGCCGGTCTCGCTGCGCGAGATCGACACGGGCAGCCTGCGCGGGGACTTCGCGCTCATGGTCGAGCACTCCGACGACGCGCAGATGGCCAAGGACACCGCGCTGATGCGGGGTCTGGCCCATGCCGTCCACGAGAGCCCGGAGCTGCACAAGGCCCTGCGCGACCTGCTGGTCGACCCGGAGATCAACGGTCTCCAGGCGATGCTGCGGCGCGCGGTGGACCGGGGCGAGATCCGCCCGGACTGTCCGGCGCTCGACTTCGTACCGCACATGCTCATCGGGGCGTTCATCGCGCTCCCGCTGATCGAGGACCGCCCGGTGGACCGGGCCTTCCTCGGTGACTTCATCGATGCCGTGGTCTTCCCCGCCCTCGGCGTCTGATCCTCGATCCTCCCCGTCCCCGCACGGCCTCTTCGCTGTTCCTGACACGCCGCTCTCGTCGTCGGGCCGGCTCCTCATGCCCTGATCCGAACCGGATCCATCCCACGACCAGAACGGGAGAACCACCGACGTGGCTACCTTCCTCTACCGACTCGGCAGAGGCGCCTTCCGGCGCCGCGGCCTCGTCGCCCTCCTCTGGGTGGCGCTGCTGTTCGCCGCCGGCTTCGGCGCCGCCTCGGCGGCCGCGCCCACCTCCGGCTCGTTCTCGATACCCGGTTCGGAGGCCCAGAAGGCCTTCGACCTGCTGGACAAGCGCTTCCCGGGCATGGCCGCCGACGGCGCCACCGCCCGCATCGTCATCAAGGCCCCCGAGGGCGCCAAGGTCACCGACCCCGGCCCCAAGGCCGAGGTCCAGAAGATCGTCTCGGGTCTGAAGACCGGTCCGGGCGCGGCCGAGATCTCCTCCGTCGCCGACCCGTACGAGGTCCAGGCCGTGAGCCAGGACGGCTCCACCGCCTACATCAGCGCCAAGTACACCGTCAGCGGCATGGAGCTGAAGGACGACACCCGCGAGGCGCTCAAGGGCTCGGGCGAGGCCGCCAAGGCCGCCGGGCTGAACGTCCAGATCGGTGGCGACGCGCTGATGGCGGCCCCCGAGACGGGCTCCGGCGAGATCATCGGCATCGCGGTCGCCGCGATCGTCCTCGTCATCACCTTCGGCTCACTGATCGCCGCCGGTCTGCCGCTGCTGACCGCGATCATCGGCGTGGGCATCGGCGTCTCCTCCATCACCGCGCTCGCCAACGTGCTGGACCTCGGCAACACCACCGCCACCCTCGCGACGATGATCGGCCTCGCGGTCGGCATCGACTACGCCCTCTTCATCGTCTCCCGCTACCGCGTGGAGCTCGCCGAGGGCCGCGAGCGGGACGAAGCCGCCGGCCGCGCTGTCGGAACCGCCGGCTCCGCCGTCGTCTTCGCCGGTCTGACCGTGGTCATCGCCCTGGTGGGCCTGGCCGTCGTCAACCTCCCCATGCTGACCAAGATGGGCTTCGCGGCCGCGGGCACCGTGGTCATCGCCGTGCTCGTCGCGCTGACCCTGGTCCCGGCCATCCTCGGCTTCGCGGGCAAGAAGGTGCTGCCCGCGGGCGAGAAGAGCCGGCTGTTCGGCAAGGGCAAGCCGGCGGGCGCCGAGAAGAAGGCCAACGGCGGCACCCGCTGGGCCCGCTTCGTCCTGCGCCGCCCCGTCA
Proteins encoded in this window:
- a CDS encoding S41 family peptidase, with translation MSHDVAYLRFPHLHDDLLCFATEDDLWVAPLVPDGQTPGRAWRITVDRTRVGHPRFSPDGKHIAFTTWRSLDPEIHLAPVDGGPARQLSYWGALDTRVCGWTPPDEDGRSDILAVSSHSQPFSYFAWAYTLPTDGSPGGRLPWGPVSDIQVHATEEGERHSLLLTGKPPHEPAAWKRYRGGATGRLWLHGQRLLEDVEGHLDSPMFVGGRIAFLSDHEGIGNLYSCLPDGTDLRRHTDHEEFYARHASSDGSRVVYQCAGDLWLVESLDRDAVPRKLDVRLGGPRAGRRTYQVPAASHVDSLSVDATGRASAVVVRGSLYWLTHRDGPARTIADTPGVRVRLPEMLGSGGQVAYVTDAEGEDAIEIAYLPRASGEREPRRLASGELGRVTELLSDPDGERLAIASNDGRLLLIDATEESNGEVTELIRSINGPVTDLAFSPDGAWLTWSHPGIGRSLRQIKMARISGPGARTVVDVTNGRFEDENPVFTRDGRYLAFLSWRGFDPVYDVHTGDLSFPLGCRPYLVPLNSATPSPFALSAEGRPAAGGLDVAEGDSGEADGAVTVEVEGLESRVTPFPVTASKYSALYPVHGGGLVWLRWPISGALGETFANPADISGKPTLEHFDLTKARKTELASGLDWFAVSGDGTRLVINDDGDLRAVPATESGDSDSTVYLDLRRILHEVDPAAEWRQAYEEAGRIIRAYFWEPKMCGIDWDGILAQYRSLVERVASPDEFADLLREVLGELGTSHAYVSPARRNEGPPHYQRAIGLLGANLFPRDGEWVVSRILPGESSDSKARSPLAGTGIREGAVLTHVDGRPVDPVAGPYPLLAAAGGTTVELTFQPAAGEGRARRVAIVPLIDERPLRYQDWVSKRREAVREISGGRCGYLHIPDMGGSGWAQFNRDLRMEMSRPALIVDVRGNAGGHISELVVEKLTRSILGWDLTRNAQPVSYASNAPRGPIVALADEATSSDGDMITAAFKLLGLGPVVGLRTWGGVVGMTGRHTLGDGTVITVPMNAAWFPEYGWSVENHGVEPDLEIQRTPLDWAEGRHAQLDDAVHLALELLEQDPAAVPPGYTDVPDRRRPKLPPRE
- a CDS encoding TetR/AcrR family transcriptional regulator translates to MTEAMAARRSRITPERQAELHEAVLDLLRDVGYEALTMDAVAARTKSSKATLYRQWGSKPELVAKALRCTQPVSLREIDTGSLRGDFALMVEHSDDAQMAKDTALMRGLAHAVHESPELHKALRDLLVDPEINGLQAMLRRAVDRGEIRPDCPALDFVPHMLIGAFIALPLIEDRPVDRAFLGDFIDAVVFPALGV
- a CDS encoding MMPL family transporter, which codes for MATFLYRLGRGAFRRRGLVALLWVALLFAAGFGAASAAAPTSGSFSIPGSEAQKAFDLLDKRFPGMAADGATARIVIKAPEGAKVTDPGPKAEVQKIVSGLKTGPGAAEISSVADPYEVQAVSQDGSTAYISAKYTVSGMELKDDTREALKGSGEAAKAAGLNVQIGGDALMAAPETGSGEIIGIAVAAIVLVITFGSLIAAGLPLLTAIIGVGIGVSSITALANVLDLGNTTATLATMIGLAVGIDYALFIVSRYRVELAEGRERDEAAGRAVGTAGSAVVFAGLTVVIALVGLAVVNLPMLTKMGFAAAGTVVIAVLVALTLVPAILGFAGKKVLPAGEKSRLFGKGKPAGAEKKANGGTRWARFVLRRPVMVLLAGVIGLGVIAIPASKLEMGLPDDGAQPVSTTQRQAYDLLSDGFGPGFNGPLMVVVDGNKALADSTVDRIKGLDGVVAVTPPTLNEAGDAAVITVIPKDRPSSTHTEELVHEIRDGSGDDVFVTGATAMNIDFSQKMNDALLPYLALVVGLAFLLLMLVFRSVLVPLKAALGFLLSVVAALGAVVAVFQWGWLGSVFGVEQTGPIMSMMPIFMVGVVFGLAMDYEVFLVTRMREAYVHGERPGQAVVTGFQYSARVVVAAAVIMIAVFAGFIGASEQMVKMIGFGLAVAVFFDAFVVRMAIVPAVLALLGHKAWWLPKWLDRLLPNVDVEGESLRKHLESAQSPEGPDKDRELVNA